The Methanohalophilus portucalensis genome window below encodes:
- the uvrB gene encoding excinuclease ABC subunit UvrB: MPEFELVSNYSPRGDQPQAIANLSNGINGGFGHQTLLGVTGSGKTFTMANVIQNVQRPTLVIAHNKTLAAQLFSEFRDFFPDNAVEYFVSYYDYYQPEAYLPTTDTYIEKDSSINEEIDRLRLSATKSLMERRDVIVVSSVSCIYNLGSPKEWQEMSLFMKPGDEVDRSWIFGKLVDIQYERNDVEFTQGTFRARGDTVEIFPAQDNVAVRVEMFGDEIDRISYFEPLTGKVVREVEDDMQVVIYPAKHFVMPQSQIDRALVAIEEELKDTVAEFEKQGQLLEAQRIMQRTRFDIEMIEELGYCSGIENYSRHFDGRKPGEAPSSLLDFFPDDYLLIIDESHVTIPQIGGMHNGDRARKKSLIEYGFRLPSAYDNRPLNYREFEERINKAVYVSATPADYELGLSDQVVEQIIRPTGLVDPPVQVRPVVNQIDDLMEEVRKVSENGYRTLVTTLTKKMAEDLTDYLLEMGIRVRYMHSDIDTLERAEIVRELRKGTFDVLVGINLLREGLDIPEVALVAILDADKEGFLRSERSLIQTIGRASRNVDAYAIMYADRITGSMSRAMSEMERRRNLQLEFNRKHNITPTSIMKEIQREIVEAEEVSTPAAGVDMGLSKMEANSMLIDMEAEMHEAARNLEFEEAARLRDAIREMRETYSL, encoded by the coding sequence ATGCCGGAGTTTGAACTAGTATCAAACTACAGTCCCCGTGGTGACCAGCCACAGGCGATTGCAAATCTTTCGAATGGTATAAATGGTGGTTTCGGACACCAGACACTGCTGGGTGTGACCGGATCAGGTAAGACCTTCACAATGGCAAATGTCATTCAAAATGTGCAGAGGCCTACTCTTGTAATTGCTCATAACAAAACCCTTGCAGCCCAGTTATTTTCAGAATTCCGTGACTTTTTCCCGGACAACGCGGTGGAATATTTTGTCAGTTATTACGATTATTACCAGCCTGAGGCCTATCTTCCCACGACTGATACCTATATCGAGAAGGATTCTTCCATCAATGAAGAGATAGATCGGTTGAGGTTGTCTGCCACCAAGTCGCTTATGGAACGCAGGGATGTGATTGTTGTATCCAGTGTGTCATGTATCTACAACCTGGGTTCTCCCAAGGAATGGCAGGAAATGTCCCTTTTTATGAAACCGGGGGATGAAGTTGACAGGAGCTGGATATTCGGTAAACTTGTGGATATCCAGTATGAAAGAAATGATGTGGAATTCACCCAGGGTACTTTTCGTGCCCGCGGGGACACTGTTGAGATTTTCCCGGCACAGGATAATGTAGCAGTGCGGGTAGAGATGTTCGGGGATGAGATTGACAGGATTTCCTATTTTGAACCCCTGACCGGCAAGGTTGTACGTGAAGTGGAAGATGATATGCAGGTTGTAATATACCCTGCCAAGCATTTTGTTATGCCCCAGTCACAGATTGACCGTGCCCTTGTAGCTATTGAAGAGGAATTGAAGGATACAGTTGCAGAATTTGAAAAACAGGGTCAATTACTGGAAGCCCAGCGTATCATGCAACGCACAAGGTTTGATATCGAAATGATAGAAGAGCTTGGGTATTGCAGTGGTATTGAAAATTATTCCCGTCATTTTGACGGCCGTAAACCAGGTGAGGCTCCCTCTTCACTGCTGGATTTCTTTCCGGATGATTATTTGCTCATCATCGATGAATCCCATGTGACTATCCCGCAGATAGGAGGAATGCATAACGGGGATCGGGCACGCAAAAAATCTCTCATTGAATATGGGTTCCGTTTACCTTCTGCTTATGACAACCGCCCTCTGAATTACAGGGAATTCGAGGAGAGGATCAATAAGGCTGTCTATGTTTCCGCCACACCTGCGGATTATGAACTGGGACTGAGCGATCAGGTGGTGGAGCAGATAATTCGTCCTACAGGGCTGGTTGATCCACCGGTCCAGGTCAGGCCAGTGGTAAATCAAATCGATGACCTGATGGAAGAAGTCCGGAAGGTATCGGAAAACGGTTACAGGACTCTTGTGACAACCCTTACAAAGAAAATGGCCGAGGATCTGACTGACTACCTGCTGGAGATGGGTATCAGGGTGCGCTATATGCATTCGGACATCGATACGCTGGAGCGGGCCGAGATTGTGCGGGAGTTGCGTAAGGGCACTTTTGATGTGCTTGTGGGGATTAACCTGTTACGTGAAGGATTGGATATTCCCGAGGTCGCTCTTGTGGCAATACTCGATGCAGATAAGGAAGGTTTTCTCAGGTCTGAACGCTCTCTTATCCAGACGATTGGCCGGGCTTCGCGGAATGTAGATGCTTATGCTATTATGTATGCGGACAGGATAACCGGTTCAATGTCCCGCGCAATGAGTGAGATGGAAAGGAGGCGTAATCTGCAACTGGAATTTAATCGCAAGCATAACATCACACCGACCAGTATAATGAAGGAAATTCAGCGTGAAATTGTGGAGGCTGAAGAGGTATCCACTCCTGCTGCCGGGGTTGACATGGGCCTTTCCAAAATGGAGGCCAACAGCATGCTTATTGATATGGAGGCGGAGATGCATGAGGCTGCCCGCAACCTGGAATTCGAGGAAGCAGCCCGGCTGAGGGATGCTATCAGGGAAATGAGGGAAACCTATTCCCTGTAA
- a CDS encoding TIGR00304 family membrane protein, giving the protein MNSAENSITKGFVLTAIGFFLLFLGFITKAIYENGAQPEFGGLVLIGPIPIVIGSSEGVSYSMLLLGLLIFAIYIFLWRTNR; this is encoded by the coding sequence ATGAACTCAGCAGAAAATTCTATAACAAAGGGTTTCGTGCTGACTGCAATCGGCTTTTTTCTACTGTTTTTAGGTTTTATTACAAAAGCGATTTATGAAAATGGAGCCCAGCCCGAATTTGGCGGGCTTGTACTGATTGGTCCTATTCCCATTGTGATAGGTTCTTCTGAAGGTGTTTCCTATTCAATGCTTCTATTAGGACTCTTAATATTTGCGATCTACATTTTTTTATGGAGGACTAACCGTTGA
- a CDS encoding M1 aminopeptidase family protein, with product MFCVLATSTACAEWEQNELEVNSVYEVGSGVVHVTKEITFTNKDENTSYWQGFYSSLNYPVPPDHSNLCSYDDSSEVSFKKAEDGVDYYIFIFNGDVWYGDSYTFTMEYDVRTDPIYTTFIIMEQSDSGKVELIVPDDYETCLEDVGYGKENLTDRVVYTFGNESFQQIPLRIDCIKTVDIMVASEVVSLEGRNVNISVEYRKGNYEWAQGVLDKTATYLPLLEDVWGVPFPGNSDLIIRESSIAETKGYDGFNYGNGTISLLHSADDRVLIHELSHGWTHACNFEQLWMHEGYANLYTFLVLKQTNPKKALAMKSELEGDYGKKEQQFAQALDGWSIPDEYNTSSSERIGYGYSKSFVFVSDIYEKVGFERMQIANRKLLTDGSVDTSDHISIIESVSGKDFDETYSNFV from the coding sequence TTGTTTTGTGTGCTGGCAACTTCTACGGCTTGCGCTGAATGGGAACAGAATGAATTAGAAGTGAATTCTGTATATGAAGTCGGGTCAGGGGTTGTCCATGTCACAAAAGAGATCACTTTTACCAACAAGGATGAAAATACCAGCTACTGGCAGGGATTTTACTCTTCATTAAACTATCCTGTTCCTCCGGATCATTCGAATCTTTGTTCCTATGACGATTCCTCTGAAGTGAGTTTCAAAAAAGCTGAAGATGGCGTAGACTATTACATTTTCATATTCAATGGGGATGTGTGGTATGGGGATAGTTACACTTTCACAATGGAATACGATGTCCGGACAGATCCCATCTATACTACTTTCATAATCATGGAACAATCAGATTCTGGAAAGGTGGAACTCATTGTACCTGATGACTATGAAACATGCCTGGAAGATGTGGGTTATGGAAAAGAAAATCTAACCGATCGCGTAGTTTATACGTTTGGAAATGAAAGTTTCCAGCAGATTCCTTTGCGGATTGATTGTATAAAAACAGTGGACATCATGGTCGCCAGTGAAGTTGTTTCCCTGGAAGGCAGGAACGTCAACATCAGTGTGGAATACCGGAAAGGAAATTATGAATGGGCACAAGGGGTGCTGGACAAAACGGCTACCTATCTTCCCTTGCTGGAGGATGTCTGGGGCGTCCCTTTTCCGGGCAATTCAGATCTCATTATCAGGGAATCTTCAATTGCAGAAACGAAGGGTTACGATGGTTTCAATTATGGTAATGGTACAATATCCCTTCTACATTCAGCAGATGACCGTGTGCTGATACATGAACTTTCCCACGGCTGGACTCATGCATGCAATTTTGAGCAACTCTGGATGCATGAAGGTTATGCCAACCTGTATACTTTCCTGGTATTAAAACAAACAAATCCTAAAAAGGCCCTTGCTATGAAATCCGAACTTGAGGGGGATTATGGCAAAAAAGAACAACAGTTTGCACAGGCTCTTGATGGCTGGTCTATTCCTGATGAGTATAACACTTCCAGCTCAGAAAGGATTGGCTATGGTTACAGTAAATCTTTTGTTTTCGTATCGGATATTTATGAAAAAGTTGGTTTTGAAAGAATGCAAATCGCCAACAGGAAGTTGCTGACCGACGGTAGTGTGGATACGTCTGATCATATCTCAATAATTGAATCGGTTTCAGGCAAAGATTTCGATGAAACGTATTCTAATTTTGTCTGA
- a CDS encoding Mur ligase family protein, with protein sequence MKRAIYEIYNKNGKWTWRLRSAEDILVYSGKTFSKSSDAWWEVDRVRALAAKLAGVNAYRDVPLNNTPSMEVVHADAEDWQLTFCSGNTLACSAKHFELSEEAEKMRRSLLVDMMGAEKSFVMDESDDLLTIKVGERGPLKCLKCFLKRGAKHRDLLKMTDMRIDVVGIRGKSSTVSRLSEILARRGYNTLAKVTGNRPHLIINGYAIPIERLGPNVMLYENIHGYKEFVPVIESYTPDERQDVAIIENQAITEYTTRMVNEIFVKPRIIVITNVRQDHLSTLGQDKREIARSFARSVPRNTVVINCEQNPVLQDYMKKEIEKRGATAINVEIPEVHRGLLGVETVYGLNYVLNEMGSDPIPDEELDSYLQSMQPRWVELESGVLFNAAEVNDVESTEMIRRQLAGKEKILPFVYLRDERRGRSYSFVKYLNHLFEKGYIDEVFMGGRTTKAFARNIRAPIRQFHADADAGEVLDEMVRVGLPVILMGNTVDEFMRQMEIEISKRVVAGDNVHYSPEVDTLEEVGPIYSNH encoded by the coding sequence ATGAAGCGGGCTATTTATGAAATATATAACAAAAATGGTAAGTGGACCTGGAGATTGCGCAGCGCTGAAGACATTCTTGTTTACAGTGGTAAAACTTTCTCCAAGTCTTCCGATGCCTGGTGGGAAGTCGATAGGGTGCGCGCCTTGGCGGCAAAACTGGCAGGGGTAAACGCTTATCGTGATGTGCCTTTGAATAATACTCCTTCAATGGAAGTTGTCCATGCTGATGCAGAGGATTGGCAGTTGACATTCTGTTCCGGCAATACGCTTGCATGTAGTGCTAAACACTTCGAGTTATCCGAAGAAGCGGAAAAAATGCGCCGATCATTGTTAGTTGATATGATGGGTGCAGAAAAAAGCTTTGTAATGGATGAAAGTGATGACCTGCTAACCATCAAAGTAGGGGAAAGAGGTCCTCTGAAATGCTTAAAATGTTTCCTTAAAAGAGGTGCTAAGCACCGCGACCTGCTGAAAATGACTGACATGCGTATCGATGTTGTCGGCATTCGTGGTAAGTCTTCTACTGTTAGTCGTCTTTCTGAGATACTAGCAAGACGTGGTTATAACACATTGGCCAAGGTTACCGGCAATCGCCCCCATCTTATAATTAATGGTTATGCAATACCGATCGAACGTTTGGGTCCAAATGTTATGTTATATGAAAATATCCACGGGTACAAGGAATTTGTGCCCGTAATAGAGTCCTATACTCCTGATGAACGACAGGATGTTGCCATTATTGAAAACCAGGCTATAACTGAATACACCACAAGAATGGTTAATGAGATTTTTGTGAAACCGCGTATTATTGTGATCACCAATGTGCGACAGGACCATCTTTCCACCCTGGGCCAAGATAAGCGTGAAATCGCAAGATCCTTTGCCCGCTCAGTTCCTAGAAATACTGTGGTTATTAACTGTGAACAGAATCCCGTATTGCAGGATTATATGAAAAAAGAAATTGAAAAACGTGGAGCTACTGCAATAAATGTAGAAATTCCGGAGGTACACAGGGGGCTGCTTGGTGTTGAAACTGTTTATGGGTTAAATTATGTGCTTAATGAAATGGGCAGTGATCCTATCCCTGATGAAGAGTTGGATTCTTACCTGCAGTCAATGCAACCTCGCTGGGTTGAACTTGAATCGGGTGTACTTTTTAATGCTGCTGAAGTGAATGATGTGGAAAGTACGGAAATGATACGTCGCCAGCTTGCAGGTAAGGAGAAGATTTTACCCTTTGTTTACCTGAGGGATGAAAGAAGGGGCAGGTCATATTCATTTGTGAAATATCTCAATCACCTTTTTGAGAAAGGATACATTGATGAGGTTTTCATGGGTGGCCGCACCACAAAAGCGTTTGCCAGGAATATCAGGGCACCTATCCGCCAATTCCATGCTGATGCGGATGCAGGAGAAGTGCTCGATGAAATGGTCAGGGTAGGACTGCCTGTTATCCTTATGGGCAATACTGTGGATGAGTTCATGAGGCAAATGGAAATTGAAATTTCAAAACGGGTTGTTGCAGGGGATAATGTGCATTATTCTCCAGAAGTTGATACTCTGGAAGAAGTTGGCCCGATTTATTCTAACCATTGA
- a CDS encoding poly-gamma-glutamate biosynthesis protein PgsC/CapC → MLIAVILAIIGILEVIILTQLFGYRLGGVIVVPVLAIYTCKNFLMLPLFIVGVIIAYMGLLYLQKNTMIYGRNELVATLLMGSVFPVLGLFSLKGIGYDFTDVVFFGSILPGLAAYNYSRIKPQYRVADILTSIGIFLGLVAAAWVLINPFIAETIGSLTPPILFSPTSDLALLKQAAVDVYPASSIMNRFSAFILFIVSLAFSEIVRQSYGIRVGVVSMAILAIFSLENKWFLMLYFFNLIASFICITIIQKATLLYGRNLIGLGTSVSLALTIPFVFIFPVSRGLSIFFLGLIAGLNAYNLHVTPPAERKLFIPLQVSILAPLLILAAVLGQGQQGGLFNELGIYQVFLAFLAFAISIAFVKINWVGKPLEKTVWDASLFSEGDE, encoded by the coding sequence ATGCTTATTGCGGTAATATTGGCGATAATTGGAATTCTGGAAGTAATCATATTGACCCAGTTGTTTGGTTACCGTCTAGGAGGGGTTATTGTTGTTCCTGTGCTTGCCATCTATACATGCAAAAATTTCTTAATGTTGCCATTATTCATCGTAGGTGTCATTATTGCTTATATGGGCCTTCTCTACCTGCAGAAGAATACAATGATATATGGAAGGAATGAACTCGTTGCAACATTACTGATGGGTTCGGTATTTCCAGTGCTGGGCCTTTTCTCCCTGAAGGGTATTGGTTACGATTTCACTGATGTTGTATTCTTCGGTAGTATTCTTCCCGGGCTGGCGGCTTATAATTATTCCCGTATAAAGCCTCAATACAGGGTAGCGGATATATTGACTTCTATAGGTATTTTCCTGGGGCTGGTCGCAGCAGCCTGGGTGCTGATCAATCCCTTTATAGCTGAAACAATTGGCAGTCTCACTCCGCCAATTCTTTTCAGCCCTACATCAGATCTAGCTTTATTAAAACAGGCTGCAGTGGATGTTTATCCTGCCTCTTCAATTATGAACCGCTTTTCTGCTTTTATCCTGTTCATCGTTTCTCTGGCATTTTCGGAAATTGTCAGGCAATCCTATGGAATTCGTGTAGGAGTGGTTTCAATGGCCATCCTGGCTATCTTCAGTCTGGAAAACAAGTGGTTCCTGATGCTTTACTTTTTCAACCTGATTGCTTCTTTCATATGTATAACTATAATCCAGAAAGCAACTCTGCTTTATGGGCGAAATCTCATAGGGCTTGGAACTTCTGTCTCTCTGGCGCTAACAATTCCTTTTGTATTCATTTTCCCGGTATCCCGTGGTTTGTCCATCTTTTTTTTGGGTTTGATTGCTGGTCTTAATGCCTATAATCTGCATGTCACTCCTCCTGCTGAGAGGAAATTGTTCATTCCCTTACAGGTATCCATCCTGGCTCCTCTCCTAATTCTGGCTGCCGTATTAGGGCAAGGCCAACAAGGGGGATTATTCAATGAGTTGGGAATCTATCAGGTATTTCTGGCCTTTTTGGCCTTTGCTATATCAATAGCCTTTGTGAAAATCAACTGGGTAGGTAAACCCCTGGAAAAAACTGTATGGGATGCTTCCCTGTTCTCGGAGGGGGATGAATGA
- a CDS encoding proteasome-activating nucleotidase — protein sequence MSDATANTPIENTNNTVDTAEEMDSEIESLKKENEELRVQSESMRAKLLEANMLANNYLEEMEKLKEQLERITSPPLFIATVMETEDDMALIRQHGNNQEVVTQIPAEFKDEIEPGVRVSINAAFSIVSIMRKATDMRAQIMEVINSPDVDYDMIGGLDDVLNEVIESVEMPLTEPELFDKIGIEPPSGVLMYGDPGTGKTLIAKAVASRAHASFIRMSGSDLVQKFIGEGARLVKDVFQMARDKSPCILFIDEIDAVGGMRTHDGTTGSAEVNRTMLQLLSEMDGFEPRGQVKIIAATNRIDLLDPALLRPGRFDRVIEVPIPDDKAREDILRIHTRHMNLADDVDMTKLAKMANGLSGADLKIIVKEAGMFVLRRRGEQITMKDLTEAFNKVTTEEEQNTSSGMFA from the coding sequence ATGTCCGATGCAACTGCAAATACTCCTATTGAAAATACCAATAACACTGTTGATACTGCAGAGGAGATGGACTCTGAGATCGAATCACTCAAAAAGGAAAATGAGGAACTACGAGTCCAGAGTGAATCTATGAGAGCAAAGCTTCTTGAAGCAAATATGCTGGCAAACAACTACCTCGAGGAAATGGAAAAACTCAAGGAACAACTCGAGCGTATTACATCACCCCCCCTTTTCATTGCAACTGTCATGGAAACCGAAGATGACATGGCACTTATCCGACAGCATGGTAACAATCAGGAAGTCGTTACACAGATCCCCGCAGAATTCAAGGATGAAATCGAACCTGGTGTGAGAGTATCCATCAATGCTGCATTTTCCATTGTATCAATAATGCGTAAAGCAACTGACATGCGCGCCCAGATAATGGAAGTAATCAATTCCCCTGATGTAGATTATGATATGATAGGCGGGCTGGATGATGTCCTCAACGAGGTTATCGAATCCGTAGAGATGCCCCTTACAGAACCCGAACTGTTCGATAAGATCGGTATCGAACCCCCATCCGGCGTTCTTATGTACGGTGACCCCGGAACAGGAAAAACACTGATTGCCAAAGCAGTGGCATCCCGTGCACATGCAAGTTTCATACGCATGTCCGGTTCGGACCTGGTCCAGAAATTCATCGGAGAAGGAGCAAGGCTTGTGAAAGATGTGTTCCAGATGGCCCGGGACAAATCCCCGTGCATACTGTTTATTGATGAAATTGATGCAGTTGGAGGAATGCGTACCCATGACGGAACCACAGGTTCTGCAGAAGTAAATCGTACAATGCTCCAACTGTTGTCCGAGATGGATGGATTCGAGCCACGCGGCCAGGTCAAGATCATAGCGGCCACAAATCGTATAGACTTGCTTGACCCGGCACTTCTTCGCCCGGGAAGGTTTGACAGGGTGATCGAGGTCCCAATACCCGATGATAAAGCTCGCGAGGATATCCTCAGGATCCACACCCGCCACATGAATCTTGCAGATGATGTGGATATGACCAAACTTGCAAAGATGGCCAACGGCCTGAGCGGAGCAGACCTCAAGATCATTGTCAAGGAAGCAGGGATGTTTGTCCTGCGTCGCAGAGGCGAACAGATCACCATGAAGGATCTGACTGAAGCCTTCAACAAGGTCACAACGGAAGAAGAACAGAACACATCAAGCGGGATGTTTGCCTAA
- a CDS encoding TIGR00304 family membrane protein, which produces MIGNILVYGGMAFIGIGTFLIMRGVYEQNVFHKKQSSSQTHGHVNGIHTCDERDSSRTDVKSGGVIMIGPLPIIFGSDSKTSKQAMVLAIILMLIYLLLVVLV; this is translated from the coding sequence TTGATCGGGAATATACTTGTTTACGGGGGAATGGCCTTTATTGGAATTGGGACTTTCCTGATAATGCGCGGTGTCTATGAACAAAATGTATTTCACAAAAAACAGTCGTCATCACAGACACATGGTCATGTGAATGGAATCCATACATGTGATGAAAGGGATTCTTCACGTACCGATGTCAAAAGTGGAGGGGTGATCATGATCGGCCCCCTGCCGATAATTTTTGGCTCAGACAGCAAGACTTCTAAACAGGCGATGGTGCTTGCCATCATTCTCATGCTTATTTACCTTTTGCTGGTAGTATTGGTATAA
- a CDS encoding DNA alkylation repair protein: MTTTDTILEKLHEYANPDAVDGMKKYGITPSEALGVSIPILRSIAKEVGKDHELALALWEIDLRETRILASMVDEPSKVTTEQMDMWVSDFDYWEICDQCCMNLFEKTSLAWHKAFEWSGKQEEIVKRAGFVMMARLAVSDKQAPDEPFLAFFPVIEREAVDGRNMVKKAVNWALRQIGKRSLYLNNRATECAERVGEIDSKSARWIASDALRELRSEKVLERINRKVARNQ; encoded by the coding sequence ATGACAACAACCGATACTATTCTTGAAAAGTTGCATGAGTATGCCAATCCTGATGCTGTGGATGGTATGAAAAAGTATGGTATCACACCATCTGAAGCATTGGGAGTTTCGATACCGATTCTTCGCAGCATTGCAAAGGAGGTCGGAAAAGATCATGAACTGGCCCTTGCCCTATGGGAAATAGACCTGAGGGAGACTCGCATCCTTGCCAGTATGGTGGACGAACCTTCAAAGGTCACGACAGAACAGATGGATATGTGGGTGAGTGATTTTGATTACTGGGAGATATGCGATCAGTGTTGCATGAACCTGTTTGAAAAGACATCTCTTGCCTGGCACAAGGCCTTCGAGTGGAGTGGTAAACAGGAGGAGATTGTCAAAAGGGCCGGGTTTGTTATGATGGCCCGGCTGGCTGTAAGCGATAAGCAGGCTCCTGATGAACCCTTTCTTGCCTTTTTCCCGGTAATTGAACGTGAAGCTGTCGACGGGCGCAATATGGTGAAAAAGGCTGTGAACTGGGCCCTGCGCCAGATAGGAAAACGTAGCCTATACCTTAATAACAGGGCCACAGAATGTGCTGAACGTGTGGGAGAGATTGATTCCAAAAGTGCCCGGTGGATTGCTTCGGATGCTTTGAGAGAACTTCGCAGTGAAAAGGTTCTGGAGAGAATTAACCGCAAGGTTGCCAGGAATCAATGA
- a CDS encoding dihydroneopterin aldolase family protein: MEMRPDDSQMAAFEAGIKLGALYHQFTGSPLNLQNVDSLEKAIAESISVQPFVEEINVNINREMIASKLNGEFGYCELEGKMLSVALQVIHGDIRIRASMAYNKELDYPLMEINEVESLS; encoded by the coding sequence ATGGAAATGAGACCTGATGATTCACAAATGGCTGCTTTTGAGGCAGGGATCAAACTGGGAGCCCTCTATCACCAGTTCACGGGTTCACCCCTTAACCTGCAAAATGTGGATAGCCTGGAAAAAGCCATTGCTGAAAGTATTTCTGTACAGCCTTTTGTTGAAGAGATCAATGTAAATATAAACAGGGAAATGATAGCCTCAAAATTAAATGGTGAATTCGGATACTGCGAACTTGAAGGAAAAATGTTGTCAGTGGCTCTGCAAGTAATCCATGGAGATATCAGAATCCGGGCATCAATGGCATACAACAAAGAACTGGATTACCCACTTATGGAAATAAATGAGGTCGAAAGCCTCTCATAA
- a CDS encoding rubrerythrin family protein: MSTLENLEGAFAGESMANRKYLAFAKKADEEGYPQIAKLFRAAAEAETIHAHNHLGIMDGIKSTEENLKEAIEGETYEFETMYPEFITQAKEEGNGKAAWSFDVANQVEAIHAGLYKKALDNAGNNEEVEYYVCEVCGNTVENGAPDVCPICGAPASKFKKID, translated from the coding sequence ATGAGTACGCTTGAAAACCTTGAAGGAGCATTTGCCGGTGAATCCATGGCAAACCGCAAGTATCTGGCCTTTGCAAAAAAAGCTGATGAAGAAGGCTATCCTCAGATAGCGAAACTGTTCAGGGCCGCCGCAGAGGCTGAGACCATTCATGCTCACAATCACCTTGGCATAATGGATGGCATAAAGAGCACAGAGGAAAACCTCAAAGAAGCTATTGAAGGGGAAACCTATGAATTCGAAACAATGTATCCTGAATTCATAACACAGGCAAAAGAGGAAGGTAACGGTAAGGCTGCCTGGAGTTTTGATGTTGCCAATCAGGTAGAAGCAATTCATGCCGGACTTTACAAAAAAGCCCTTGATAATGCAGGCAACAATGAAGAGGTTGAGTATTACGTATGTGAAGTTTGTGGCAATACTGTAGAAAATGGTGCACCGGACGTATGTCCGATTTGTGGTGCTCCAGCTTCTAAGTTCAAGAAAATTGATTAA
- the hisC gene encoding histidinol-phosphate transaminase, protein MASYELVKPEIRSIAPYVPGKSIAEIAEKYNLEPDSIIKLGSNENPLGPSPAAVSALEEAAATVNIYPSADARELVDAISAYVGMPPANIVASGPGMDGLLDGLMRMLISEESEVVITTPTFSYYEISATACGAKPVFVKRNEKFDLDIDRVIAAVNENTKVVFICSPNNPSGNVTAEKELRRLLDSVACLVFVDEAYVEFAGSDIASLVGEYDNLVVGRTFSKAFGLAGLRLGYGIMPAWLKVEYMKAATPFNVSAPAVAAGIAALSDKEHLEASQQMVIEGRKYLQANLPFKVYESQANFILVDVAPYGAKDVCDHLLRRGVIVRDCTSFRDAGNSFIRVTVGTKEQNERVVEGFSTYL, encoded by the coding sequence TTGGCAAGTTATGAACTGGTAAAACCTGAGATCAGGTCGATAGCTCCCTATGTGCCGGGTAAATCGATTGCCGAGATCGCTGAAAAATATAATCTGGAACCCGATTCGATTATCAAACTCGGCTCAAACGAAAATCCCTTGGGTCCTTCTCCGGCAGCAGTCAGTGCCCTGGAGGAAGCTGCCGCCACTGTGAATATTTACCCTTCGGCAGATGCCAGGGAACTTGTGGATGCAATATCTGCTTATGTTGGTATGCCCCCGGCCAATATTGTGGCATCCGGTCCGGGTATGGATGGTTTGCTTGACGGCCTGATGAGAATGCTCATATCTGAAGAATCGGAAGTTGTAATTACAACTCCTACCTTTTCCTATTACGAGATTTCTGCAACTGCATGTGGTGCAAAACCGGTATTTGTGAAACGCAATGAAAAATTTGACTTGGATATTGACAGGGTCATTGCTGCGGTGAATGAGAATACAAAAGTCGTCTTCATATGTTCTCCCAACAACCCTTCGGGCAATGTCACTGCTGAAAAAGAACTGCGCAGGTTGCTGGATTCGGTTGCATGCCTGGTCTTTGTGGACGAGGCCTATGTGGAATTTGCAGGCTCAGATATTGCATCTCTTGTAGGGGAATATGATAATCTTGTTGTTGGCAGGACCTTTTCCAAAGCCTTCGGACTGGCAGGTTTAAGACTTGGCTACGGCATAATGCCTGCCTGGCTTAAGGTCGAATATATGAAAGCTGCTACTCCATTCAATGTAAGTGCACCGGCTGTTGCAGCAGGTATTGCTGCCCTTTCTGACAAAGAGCATCTGGAGGCCAGCCAACAGATGGTAATCGAGGGTCGTAAATATTTGCAGGCAAACCTGCCTTTCAAAGTATATGAGTCACAGGCTAATTTTATACTTGTGGACGTTGCCCCCTATGGTGCAAAGGATGTATGCGACCACCTGTTGCGCAGGGGAGTAATTGTCAGGGATTGCACTTCTTTCCGTGATGCAGGTAATTCTTTTATCAGGGTCACTGTAGGTACAAAAGAACAAAATGAAAGAGTTGTGGAAGGCTTTTCGACCTATTTATGA